In Nicotiana tabacum cultivar K326 chromosome 19, ASM71507v2, whole genome shotgun sequence, one DNA window encodes the following:
- the LOC107814163 gene encoding putative clathrin assembly protein At1g03050, with the protein MAPSTLRKAIGAVKDQTSISLAKVGSSASLSDLEVAIVKATRHDEYPPEERHIREILSLTSYSRAYVGACVSFISRRLGKTKNWVVALKALMLIHRLLSDGDPSYEEEIFFATRRGTRLLNMSDFRDSRSNSWDCSAFVRSYALYLDEHLEFKMQNRRGKRSAFAYNDDEEEVRHNVKRVKATPLREMKNDRVFSRIHHLMQLLERFLACRPAGLAKNNRVVIVALYPLVKESFQLYYDLTEIITILFDKFIELSIPDSVKVLEIFFRINKQYEELEQFYDWGKTVGVARTSEYPDIEIIPPKKLERMDDLIREKSFREQNRKAAIRNEPTTEHVQEIEKQETKTEPEEDMNAVKALPAPEVLPKETEENIEEDDKKEVKTQEVGDLLNLSEDVPTTEEHGDQLALALFDGGQATTNPATSISPWQAFNDSGDWETALVQSASHLSNQKASFPRGLDTLTLDGMYQQGTVAQAVATSGVVATGSASSVAFGSAGRPAMLALPAPPTANGGASTAAPGTDPFAASLAIAPPAYVQMSEMEKKQRLLVEEQLMWQEYQRNGMQGQVALAKAQPNPYPHNIGGYRQTF; encoded by the exons ATGGCTCCAAGCACGCTTAGAAAAGCAATTGGGGCAGTGAAGGACCAGACGAGCATAAGCTTGGCCAAAGTTGGCAGCAGTGCCTCCTTGTCCGATCTTGAAGTAGCCATCGTGAAGGCGACCCGACACGACGAGTACCCACCGGAGGAGAGGCATATAAGAGAGATTCTAAGCTTGACTTCTTATTCTCGAGCCTATGTTGGTGCATGTGTTAGTTTCATTTCCAGACGCCTTGGAAAGACCAAGAATTGGGTTGTGGCGCTTAAGGCACTCATGTTGATTCATAGGCTACTCTCTGATGGCGATCCGTCTTATGAGGAGGAGATTTTCTTTGCCACAAGGCGAGGAACCAGGCTTCTTAACATGTCTGATTTTCGTGACTCAAGATCTAACTCCTGGGATTGTTCTGCATTTGTACGATCTTATGCTTTGTACCTTGATGAACACCTGGAGTTTAAGATGCAGAACCGCAGGGGAAAACGCAGTGCATTTGCATATaacgatgatgaagaagaggtTCGTCATAATGTCAAGAGGGTAAAAGCCACTCCGTTGAGGGAAATGAAGAATGATCGAGTTTTCTCAAGGATTCATCATCTCATGCAGCTCCTAGAGCGATTCTTAGCTTGTCGACCTGCAG GTTTGGCAAAGAACAACCGAGTCGTGATTGTGGCTCTTTATCCATTAGTGAAGGAAAGTTTCCAGCTATATTATGATTTAACAGAAATCATAACTATTCTGTTTGATAAGTTCATAGAACTATCAATCCCCGACTCTGtaaaagttcttgagattttcttcaGAATTAATAAGCAATATGAGGAGCTCGAGCAGTTTTACGATTGGGGTAAAACAGTTGGAGTTGCACGCACTTCTGAATATCCAGATATTGAGATCATTCCACCGAAGAAACTTGAGCGTATGGATGACCTTATACGAGAAAAGTCCTTCAGAGAACAGAACAGGAAGGCGGCAATACGTAATGAGCCAACTACTGAGCATGTTCAAGAAATTGAAAAGCAGGAAACTAAAACTGAACCCGAAGAGGACATGAATGCAGTTAAGGCATTACCAGCACCAGAGGTATTGCCCAAAGAAACAGAAGAAAATATAGAGGAAGATGACAAGAAAGAAGTGAAAACCCAAGAAGTAGGAGATTTGTTGAACTTGAGTGAAGATGTTCCAACTACGGAAGAACATGGAGATCAACTAGCTTTAGCCCTGTTTGATGGTGGTCAAGCAACGACCAATCCTGCAACAAGCATTTCACCATGGCAAGCATTCAACGATTCAGGAGATTGGGAGACAGCACTGGTTCAGTCCGCAAGCCACTTGTCAAACCAGAAAGCTTCGTTCCCCAGAGGCCTTGACACATTAACACTTGATGGCATGTACCAACAAGGAACAGTGGCACAGGCAGTAGCCACCTCAGGTGTTGTGGCTACTGGAAGTGCAAGCAGCGTAGCATTTGGCTCAGCAGGACGGCCAGCAATGTTAGCATTGCCTGCACCTCCAACCGCAAATGGTGGAGCTAGTACAGCCGCACCAGGCACAGATCCTTTTGCAGCATCACTGGCAATAGCTCCACCAGCATATGTTCAGATGTCAGAGATGGAGAAGAAACAGAGACTACTGGTGGAAGAGCAGTTAATGTGGCAAGAATATCAGAGAAATGGAATGCAAGGACAGGTAGCATTAGCCAAAGCACAACCAAACCCTTACCCACATAACATTGGTGGTTACAGGCAAACCTTCTAA
- the LOC107761359 gene encoding peroxidase 43-like, translating into MVLVFFIVIFSYLAGISQGQLRVGFYGSTCPNVEPIVSAVIREVAASNQNIAPVLLRLHFHDCFVQGCDGSILIDNGDNAERHAFGHQGVGGFEVIERAKAQVEAMCPGVVSCADIVALAARDAVVLANGPSYEVETGRRDGVISNLSLAENMPDISDSIQILKAKFFDKGLSEKDLVVLSAAHTIGTTACFFMTKRLYNFFPGGGSDPSINPSLLPELMTTCPQNGNVNVRLPIDQGSSDAFDNQILQNIRNGFAVLQSDASLYEDVVTRSVVDSYFGMFSPFLGISFEADFANAMVKMGRINVLTGFQGTIRRVCSAF; encoded by the exons ATGGTACTTGTATTTTTCATTGTAATTTTTAGCTATCTAGCAGGGATCTCACAAGGCCAACTAAGAGTTGGTTTTTATGGCAGCACATGTCCTAATGTTGAGCCCATTGTTAGTGCTGTTATACGTGAAGTTGCTGCCTCCAACCAAAATATTGCTCCCGTCTTGCTTAGGCTTCATTTCCACGACTGTTTTGTTCAG GGGTGTGATGGATCAATATTGATAGATAATGGAGATAATGCAGAGAGGCATGCATTTGGACATCAAGGGGTAGGAGGTTTTGAAGTGATAGAAAGAGCCAAAGCACAAGTAGAAGCAATGTGTCCTGGTGTTGTGTCTTGTGCTGATATTGTTGCTTTGGCTGCTAGGGATGCTGTTGTTTtg GCGAATGGACCTTCATATGAGGTGGAAACAGGAAGAAGAGATGGAGTGATATCAAATTTATCATTAGCAGAAAATATGCCGGACATCAGCGATTCCATTCAGATATTAAAAGCTAAGTTCTTTGACAAAGGCCTCTCTGAGAAAGACCTTGTTGTGCTCAGTG CTGCACATACAATAGGTACCACAGCATGTTTCTTCATGACCAAAAGGCTTTACAATTTCTTCCCTGGGGGAGGTTCTGATCCATCAATAAATCCCAGTCTCCTACCAGAATTAATGACTACTTGCCCACAAAATGGAAACGTTAATGTCCGATTACCGATAGATCAAGGCAGCAGCGACGCTTTTGACAACCAAATTTTGCAGAATATTAGGAATGGTTTTGCTGTGTTACAATCTGATGCTAGCTTATATGAAGATGTGGTAACAAGGAGTGTTGTGGATTCTTACTTTGGGATGTTTAGCCCATTTTTAGGGATATCATTTGAGGCTGATTTTGCCAATGCAATGGTGAAAATGGGTAGAATTAATGTGCTAACTGGATTTCAAGGAACAATTAGACGTGTGTGTTCAGCTTTTTGA